Proteins encoded within one genomic window of Tachysurus vachellii isolate PV-2020 chromosome 16, HZAU_Pvac_v1, whole genome shotgun sequence:
- the crebl2 gene encoding LOW QUALITY PROTEIN: cAMP-responsive element-binding protein-like 2 (The sequence of the model RefSeq protein was modified relative to this genomic sequence to represent the inferred CDS: deleted 1 base in 1 codon) translates to MDDSKMLSGKVKKPGKRGRKPAKIDLKAKLERSRQSARECRARKKLRYQYLEELVSSKERAICALREELEMYKQWCIAMDQGKIPSEIKALLTGDDQKGSQSSSTTKTPKNGKYNSSGISQSKST, encoded by the exons ATGGATGACAGTAAG ATGCTTAGCGGAAAGGTGAAGAAACCGGGCAAGCGTGGGCGAAAGCCAGCTAAGATCGACCTGAAGGCAAAGCTGGAACGCAGCAGGCAGAGCGCGCGAGAATGTCGAGCCAGGAAGAAGCTACGCTACCAGTACCTGGAGGAGCTGGTGTCCAGCAAAGAGAGAGCCATCTGTGCCCTGAGAGAAGAACTAGAGATG tacAAGCAGTGGTGCATTGCCATGGACCAGGGAAAAATCCCGTCTGAAATCAAAGCTCTCCTAACCGGGGACGATCAGAAAGGCTCGCAAAGCAGCAGCACCACC AAAACCCCCAAAAACGGCAAATACAACTCATCAGGCATCAGCCAGAGCAAGTCGACTTAG
- the gpr19 gene encoding probable G-protein coupled receptor 19: protein MVYALPMDAAKPSLHTTLLTYLMPNNSERDNVSGLPASSPTPVCNLDTSSFHPNSTRVSYELTPAEVTILGLIFGVFWLVSVLGNALVCLVIHRSRRTQSTTNYFVVSMACADLLLSLGCAPFVLLQVSSGYWPLSAAACKAVRYLQHLCPGVQVYVLLSICVDRFYTIVYPLSFKVSREKAKRMILASWLFDAAFVSPCLFFYGSSSSAAQRHCEFFLPGSWDGLAYALIHLLFGFLVPALLILSFYQRVVRYIWRISADGRTVRRTMNIVPRTKVKTIKMFLMLNTVFLLTWMPFYVAQLWHPDVSAGPSRQGVLFFVAIAWMSFSSTASKPTLYSVYNANFRRGMRETFCMSSMKCYRSNAYTITASSRIAKKNYVGVVDLPMPAKTLIKDSVYDTFDREAKEKKLAWPISVNPPNTFV from the coding sequence ATGGTGTATGCTTTGCCGATGGACGCTGCGAAGCCATCTCtgcacacaacactcctgacataTCTGATGCCTAACAATTCAGAGAGGGACAATGTGTCGGGTCTCCCAGCCAGTTCCCCCACACCTGTCTGCAACCTCGACACGTCCTCGTTTCATCCCAACAGCACCCGTGTGTCCTATGAGCTCACTCCGGCAGAAGTGACCATTCTTGGGCTGATATTTGGGGTCTTTTGGCTGGTCTCGGTTTTAGGGAATGCTTTAGTTTGTCTGGTGATACATCGCAGTCGCAGGACTCAGTCGACCACAAACTACTTTGTGGTGTCTATGGCTTGTGCTGATTTGCTGCTGAGCCTGGGCTGCGCTCCATTCGTTCTGCTCCAGGTCTCGTCCGGGTATTGGCCCCTGAGTGCGGCGGCCTGCAAGGCGGTGCGTTACCTCCAGCACCTGTGCCCTGGCGTGCAGGTCTACGTGCTCCTTTCCATCTGTGTGGATCGCTTCTATACCATTGTGTATCCACTGAGCTTTAAAGTGTCTCGGGAAAAAGCCAAACGCATGATTCTGGCGTCATGGCTCTTCGACGCAGCCTTCGTCTCGCCGTGCCTCTTCTTCTACGGATCTTCATCGTCAGCTGCACAAAGACACTGCGAGTTTTTTCTTCCAGGATCTTGGGATGGTCTGGCCTATGCTTTGATTCACCTCCTGTTTGGGTTCCTGGTTCCGGCACTTCTTATCTTATCCTTCTACCAGAGGGTCGTGCGCTACATCTGGCGGATCAGCGCGGATGGACGCACGGTGCGCAGGACTATGAACATCGTGCCCAGAACAAAAGTGAAAACCATTAAGATGTTTCTTATGCTCAACACTGTGTTCCTCCTCACGTGGATGCCTTTTTACGTAGCGCAGCTTTGGCATCCTGACGTATCTGCCGGCCCTAGCAGGCAGGGGGTGCTGTTCTTTGTTGCGATCGCCTGGATGTCGTTCAGCTCAACTGCTTCAAAGCCAACACTCTACTCGGTGTACAATGCCAATTTCAGACGAGGGATGAGAGAGACGTTCTGTATGTCATCGATGAAGTGCTACCGGAGCAATGCATACACCATCACTGCCAGTTCACGgatagctaaaaaaaattacGTGGGTGTGGTAGACTTGCCCATGCCGGCAAAAACTCTGATTAAAGATTCTGTTTATGACACTTTTGACCGAgaagcaaaagagaaaaaactggCATGGCCTATAAGCGTCAACCCACCAAACACATTCGTATAG